The Paenibacillus wynnii DNA window TGAAGCGTTGGAGATTACGGGCATTACAGAAGAACGTCTCTCCAGGCTCGTGCCCACTACCTACGTATTACAGGGATTATTGCCTGGAAAGGCAGAAGAGCTCGGATTGCTGCCTTCTACAAAATTTGTAATAGGCGCAAGCGATGGTGTCCTCTCCAATCTTGGAGTAGGAGCTATTAAACCGGGTGTTGTAGCAGCTACCATCGGCACAAGCGGTGCTATTCGTACCGTTGTAGACCATCCGGTGGTCGATCCGAAAGGCCGAATCTTCTGTTATGCACTAACGGAGAACCACTGGGTCATTGGCGGACCGGTTAACAACGGTGGAATGCTGTTTCGCTGGGTTCGTGATGAATTCGCTGCCTCCGAAGTGGAGACAGCCAAACGGCTTGGTATTGATCCCTACGATGTCTTGACGCGGATTGCGGAGCAGGTATCCCCAGGGAGTGAAGGACTACTCTTTCACCCCTACCTAACTGGGGAAAGAGCGCCCTTGTGGTACCCCGATGCACGCGGCTCCTTCTTCGGACTAACCATGAGTCACCGGAAGGAGCATATGATCCGCTCCGTACTTGAGGGTGTAATTTTTAATCTATACACAGTCCTCTTGGCCATGGAGGAGCAGATCGGACGGCCTAAGCAGATTCTGGCTACAGGCGGCTTTGCCCGTTCCGCGTTATGGCGGCAGATGATGGCGGATATTTTTGACCAAGAGGTAGTCGTTCCTGAGAGCTTTGAGAGCTCTTGCCTAGGGGCAGCTGTACTCGGAATGTATGCAACCGGAATGACAGATACCCTGGAAATCGTATTTGATATGATCGGGTCCACCCATAAACATGAACCCATCGAGGAACATGCCACCGTATACAAACAACTGCTGCCCATATATATATCCGTTTACCGCAGCTTAGAGAGCCAATATGAAGCCATTGCCAAATTCCAAAGAGACTTCGCCAAGTCATAAAAGAAGCATGAAGAAATGGCTAAGTATACTGAAAACTTGTACTTTCATATATTTACACAAAAAGCGTCAGCTCCCCCACTCAGGCGGAAAGCTGACGCTTTTTGTGTAAATGACCTAATGATTAAATATCAACCACGTATAAACTGTTCCCAACCTTATCCTTGGGCTTTGACTGACATATCCGTAACTATTCTCTTCACCCCGGACTCCGGTTTCGGAGGAACGGATCCGAACAGGATCCAAGAGAGCTTCACATAACGGAAGGCCAAGGCTACAACTAGCCATGAACCGAACAGCGCAACAAGCCAGCCCCCTGCAATCGCGGCCGTATAGGCGAGAGAGCCTCCGTGAAATGGGATTTCTCTATAGAAATAGAGCAGTGCCGGATGCAGCAGATAAATGCCGAAGGAGCAGGCGCCTATTGAGCTTAACCATACAGACAACCTACTCCGTCCGTAACCATATAGAAGAAATGAGAGTTGCATTAACACCAGACATGACAGAAGAGCGTGTACATTCGAAAATGCCTCGTACCACAAGCTGTTAATGACTGTACCCTTTGTATAGCTTCTATACCAGAGTTCAACATGCACTACCCCTGCTACAACCCATGCTGTCCACAGGCTGATCCAGGCCAATCCTTTTCCTGAGCGCCATCCTTCACGCGAGGGGATAAGCCATTTTTTCAATGAGGAATAGTAAATAGCAATGGCAGCCCCCAACAGGAAATAAGAAAAATACGTAATGGCAAGACTGCCCTTAGACAGCTCCCAATAGCCATTTCTAGTCATATATTTATTTAGAAGGACAAATCCCCATTGAAGCAGCAATCCGATTAAGGGCGCCCAAGCGGCAACCCGGCGGCTCTTTTGCATACACCATAAGAATAAGGGAAACAGCACATAGAACTGAAAAATAATAATGACGTAATACAAATGCGTATACGCAGTCCCTTTTAACAAATATTTGCCCAGCTTGTCGATCTGTTCTTCTGCAGGCAGATTCCATGTGTTCCCTGCATACATTTTCAATATAAAATACAGCAGTGAGAAAACAACATAAGGCACGATAATATAAAGCAACCGTTTACCATAGAACTTACCCAGCATTTTCCCATTCAATGGCCGATCTATATAATTGTAGAATAAGACAAACCCACTCAGGAAAACAAAAGAAGGTACAGCAAACTGGTTGAACTTATTAATGAAAAGAAAGGGATGAAATAAAGACGTATCCAGCATCTCACTTAATGTACGCGAGGTGGCATGGATAGCAAGCACTGCTAGAATAGCGACCGCCCGAAAAATATCCAACTGCGGAATCCGTTCTTTTTGACTCAAAGTTCCTTCCTCCTGCTCCACTCCGCATCTGAAGATGAAAGTTTAGTAAATTTAGCTCTTATCCACCAAGTGTTCTCTTAGACCCCTCATCCGTTGCGGGTCCGACACTTCGCTTTTCCTCACCCAGTAATTCAGGTGCCGGCTTACCTCTAGGAGAGGGAGCCAGTGAATGGGGTACACTCCCGAAGATTATCCACGCCGGACGGATCCGACGGAACGCAAACTGCACCATCAGCCAGCTCCCGCCAAGCGCAACCACTAATCCCCCATACACAAAGAGCACATAGGTCAACGAATCTGGGGAGATGTTATAGCGGAAACGCCG harbors:
- the gntK gene encoding gluconokinase, which encodes MNPPYMIGVDIGTTSTKAVLFEENGSIVAGADEGYPLHKPSPSIAEQDPEQILQAVINTISKVVQQSGSRAEQINFVSFSSAMHSVIAVDQEGNPLTPCITWADNRSAECARRLKNELNGHELYLRTGTPIHPMSPITKLMWLREDQPELFHRAYKFISIKEYVFAKLFGEYVVDHSIASSTGMLNLVNLDWDVEALEITGITEERLSRLVPTTYVLQGLLPGKAEELGLLPSTKFVIGASDGVLSNLGVGAIKPGVVAATIGTSGAIRTVVDHPVVDPKGRIFCYALTENHWVIGGPVNNGGMLFRWVRDEFAASEVETAKRLGIDPYDVLTRIAEQVSPGSEGLLFHPYLTGERAPLWYPDARGSFFGLTMSHRKEHMIRSVLEGVIFNLYTVLLAMEEQIGRPKQILATGGFARSALWRQMMADIFDQEVVVPESFESSCLGAAVLGMYATGMTDTLEIVFDMIGSTHKHEPIEEHATVYKQLLPIYISVYRSLESQYEAIAKFQRDFAKS
- a CDS encoding acyltransferase — its product is MSQKERIPQLDIFRAVAILAVLAIHATSRTLSEMLDTSLFHPFLFINKFNQFAVPSFVFLSGFVLFYNYIDRPLNGKMLGKFYGKRLLYIIVPYVVFSLLYFILKMYAGNTWNLPAEEQIDKLGKYLLKGTAYTHLYYVIIIFQFYVLFPLFLWCMQKSRRVAAWAPLIGLLLQWGFVLLNKYMTRNGYWELSKGSLAITYFSYFLLGAAIAIYYSSLKKWLIPSREGWRSGKGLAWISLWTAWVVAGVVHVELWYRSYTKGTVINSLWYEAFSNVHALLSCLVLMQLSFLLYGYGRSRLSVWLSSIGACSFGIYLLHPALLYFYREIPFHGGSLAYTAAIAGGWLVALFGSWLVVALAFRYVKLSWILFGSVPPKPESGVKRIVTDMSVKAQG